One genomic region from Haloterrigena gelatinilytica encodes:
- a CDS encoding FxsA family protein, which produces MLRWIAALLLIPFLDAVLLGFLVTQFGALTWVGMVLLVVLTGLVGMLLVRAEGRRTIGKMQRSLAEGRPPTNELLDGGLLIAAGAFLLTPGLVTDAIGFLLAVPITRVPIRAALKRFVIVPYADKKTGGFASGKVWTFGFPNEGATRGGSSSDGGSTDSGTYDLGADDYTVDDRADEDSYTIDFGDERPSDSGEDLDDDPSAR; this is translated from the coding sequence ATGCTCCGGTGGATTGCCGCGTTATTGCTCATCCCGTTCCTCGATGCGGTGTTACTCGGGTTCCTCGTCACCCAGTTCGGCGCGCTTACCTGGGTCGGGATGGTGCTGCTCGTCGTCCTGACCGGACTCGTCGGCATGCTGCTCGTCCGTGCCGAGGGTCGCCGAACTATCGGGAAGATGCAGCGGTCGCTGGCCGAGGGGCGACCCCCGACCAACGAACTGCTCGACGGCGGACTCCTGATCGCCGCCGGGGCCTTCCTGCTGACGCCCGGCCTCGTCACGGACGCCATCGGCTTCCTGCTGGCCGTCCCGATCACTCGCGTTCCGATCCGGGCCGCCCTCAAACGGTTCGTGATCGTCCCCTACGCGGACAAGAAGACCGGCGGCTTCGCCAGCGGCAAGGTCTGGACCTTCGGCTTTCCCAATGAGGGGGCGACTCGAGGCGGGAGTTCCAGTGACGGCGGCTCGACCGACAGCGGGACGTACGACCTCGGCGCCGACGACTACACGGTCGACGACCGCGCCGACGAGGACTCGTACACGATCGATTTCGGCGACGAGCGGCCCTCCGATTCCGGAGAGGATCTAGACGACGACCCCTCCGCCCGGTAG
- a CDS encoding DUF255 domain-containing protein — protein sequence MDDQTRVEWRDWGQDAFDEAAEADAPVLLSLTATWCDHCHEMDAETYAEPRIAANINDSFVPVRVDVDRHPRVRDRYNMGGFPSTVFLAPDGTVLTGAGYLGPDGMRQVLDSVRTMWQTKGSGAGRVPRPLREDNPPAGRLTSDVESAMLGQLTEAYDEVAGGWGGSPKFPLPDALEFALKRDREMALRSFDAVSANLLDEYDGGFYRFAAERDWAGLQHEKLLDTNGALVRAFANAYLLTGKDEYREPAERTVDYLTTTLWNDEADAFANSQAPGEDDAHTIDATDRSMADEPPVDEGVFAGPNGLAIEGLLTYHAYTDDERARRYAERALETLQDDLLEDGVAVHALEGDVERDADGEPIPLLANQARVLSALTTTASVLETDALTDATAVADATIDRLRDGESFLDGPASGAGLLERPLRPLDTNVALADALLEVAVLTGEERYREVARETLEAFAGASDRFGVQMARYATAVSRLLEGPLVIRVAADPGTDLHRAALRMADHEKVVVPAADDLEAGLARVERGDQRSDTAETPAELSERVQSVLE from the coding sequence ATGGACGACCAGACGCGCGTCGAGTGGCGCGACTGGGGACAGGACGCCTTCGACGAGGCGGCGGAGGCGGACGCCCCGGTTTTGCTCTCGCTCACCGCGACGTGGTGTGATCACTGCCACGAGATGGACGCGGAGACCTACGCGGAGCCTCGCATCGCGGCGAATATCAACGACAGTTTCGTCCCCGTTCGGGTCGACGTCGATCGCCATCCGCGCGTGCGCGATCGGTACAATATGGGCGGGTTCCCGTCGACGGTCTTTCTGGCCCCGGACGGAACGGTCCTGACCGGCGCGGGCTATCTCGGACCCGATGGCATGCGACAGGTGCTCGACAGCGTTCGAACGATGTGGCAGACGAAAGGCAGCGGCGCCGGTCGCGTCCCGCGCCCGCTTCGCGAGGACAACCCGCCCGCGGGTCGGCTCACGAGCGACGTCGAGTCGGCGATGCTCGGCCAGCTGACCGAGGCCTACGACGAGGTCGCCGGCGGCTGGGGCGGGAGTCCGAAGTTCCCGCTGCCCGACGCCCTCGAGTTCGCCCTCAAGCGCGATCGGGAGATGGCCCTGCGCTCTTTCGACGCGGTCAGCGCGAACCTGTTGGACGAGTACGACGGGGGCTTCTACCGGTTCGCGGCCGAACGCGACTGGGCCGGACTCCAACACGAGAAGCTCTTGGATACCAACGGCGCGCTCGTGCGCGCGTTCGCCAACGCCTACCTGCTGACGGGCAAAGACGAGTACCGCGAGCCAGCCGAGCGGACCGTCGACTACCTCACGACGACGCTGTGGAACGACGAGGCCGACGCCTTCGCGAACAGTCAGGCGCCCGGCGAGGACGACGCCCACACGATCGACGCGACCGATCGGTCGATGGCAGACGAGCCGCCGGTCGACGAGGGCGTCTTCGCCGGCCCGAACGGGCTGGCGATCGAGGGGCTGCTCACCTACCACGCCTACACCGACGACGAGCGGGCGCGCCGGTACGCCGAACGCGCGCTCGAGACCCTACAAGACGACCTGCTCGAGGACGGCGTCGCCGTCCACGCGCTCGAGGGCGATGTCGAACGCGACGCGGACGGCGAGCCGATACCGCTGCTCGCGAACCAGGCCCGCGTCCTGTCGGCGCTGACGACGACCGCGAGCGTCCTCGAGACGGACGCGCTGACGGACGCGACCGCGGTCGCGGACGCGACGATCGATCGGCTCCGCGACGGGGAGTCGTTCCTCGACGGACCGGCGTCGGGGGCCGGGCTCCTCGAACGCCCGCTTCGGCCGCTGGATACGAACGTCGCGCTCGCGGACGCGCTGCTGGAGGTCGCGGTCCTGACCGGCGAGGAGCGGTACCGCGAGGTCGCCCGGGAGACGCTCGAGGCCTTCGCGGGCGCGAGCGACCGCTTCGGCGTCCAGATGGCTCGCTACGCGACCGCCGTCTCGCGGCTGCTCGAGGGACCGCTGGTGATCCGCGTCGCGGCCGACCCCGGAACCGACCTCCATCGGGCCGCCCTGCGAATGGCGGACCACGAGAAGGTCGTCGTTCCCGCCGCCGACGACCTCGAGGCGGGGCTGGCGCGGGTCGAACGCGGCGATCAGCGCTCGGACACTGCCGAAACCCCCGCCGAGTTGAGCGAACGCGTCCAGTCGGTCCTCGAGTAA
- a CDS encoding TrmB family transcriptional regulator — protein MSSLRDLGLSEYEARAYRSLLNTGPTTAKELSRASDVPMGRIYDVLNSIEQYNLVRSQTASRPKKYVAVEPSTALDRLLEDKKRELEEKADQYESIVDDLANELDAAEPVEDQFWTAAVGPEETVDLMLERLAAADDHIVMVSADPAPQWDLQTVSEAVNAQLEDALDRGVSIDLLMTREMVGSLSEDVGRRYRTTLQQRDDFDVRTNDDISGSFNIIDGVEICIQVPNPLSSGDAFGMIDLKDPEFAANVHEEFVPRWEEAEPLQF, from the coding sequence ATGTCCAGTCTCAGGGATCTCGGGCTCTCGGAGTACGAGGCTCGAGCCTACCGGTCGTTGCTCAACACCGGCCCCACAACGGCCAAGGAGTTGTCCCGCGCCAGCGACGTGCCGATGGGACGGATCTACGACGTCCTCAACAGCATCGAGCAGTACAACCTCGTCCGGAGCCAGACCGCGAGTCGGCCGAAGAAGTACGTCGCCGTCGAACCCTCGACGGCGTTAGACCGGCTTCTCGAGGACAAGAAACGCGAACTCGAGGAGAAAGCCGACCAGTACGAGTCGATCGTCGACGACCTGGCCAACGAACTCGACGCGGCCGAACCGGTCGAAGACCAGTTCTGGACCGCCGCCGTCGGCCCCGAGGAGACCGTCGACCTCATGCTCGAACGGCTCGCGGCCGCCGACGATCACATCGTGATGGTGTCGGCCGATCCGGCCCCCCAGTGGGACCTCCAGACCGTCAGCGAGGCGGTCAACGCCCAGCTCGAGGACGCCCTCGACCGAGGCGTCTCGATCGACCTCCTGATGACCCGCGAGATGGTCGGCTCGCTCTCGGAGGACGTGGGTCGACGGTACCGAACGACCCTCCAGCAGCGCGACGACTTCGACGTCCGGACGAACGACGACATCTCGGGCTCGTTCAACATCATCGACGGCGTCGAGATCTGCATTCAGGTGCCGAACCCGCTGTCGTCTGGCGACGCCTTCGGCATGATCGATCTGAAGGACCCGGAGTTCGCCGCGAACGTCCACGAGGAGTTCGTCCCCCGGTGGGAGGAGGCGGAACCGCTGCAGTTCTGA
- the mptA gene encoding GTP cyclohydrolase MptA, whose translation MSHQLPDVQATSPDVTVGLSQVGVTGVDKLVKIAREGKRPIVLTAEFEVFVDLPAWRKGADMSRNMEVIDEILEEATREEAYRVEDVCGDAAERLLEKHDYTSTAKVSMEAEFMRREQTPASDRETQHTVDIIASATATEEGTREEIGAEVTGMTVCPCSQGMSAARAKQTLEDLGVEEDTITEFLEEVPQPGHSQRGHATLTVESNGDPDVDLNDVIDIARDAMSARIYNLAKRPDEDHMTYAAHADAKFVEDCVRALAEGVVDEFDHLPDDAVITMKQSNDESIHQHNAHAERKVEMGTLREEVAGDD comes from the coding sequence ATGAGTCATCAGCTTCCGGACGTGCAGGCAACGTCACCCGACGTCACCGTCGGTCTGAGTCAGGTCGGCGTCACCGGCGTCGACAAACTCGTCAAGATCGCCCGCGAGGGGAAACGACCGATCGTCCTCACCGCCGAGTTCGAGGTCTTCGTCGACCTGCCCGCCTGGCGCAAGGGCGCGGACATGAGCCGCAACATGGAGGTCATCGACGAGATTCTCGAGGAGGCCACCCGCGAGGAGGCCTACCGCGTCGAGGACGTCTGCGGCGACGCCGCCGAACGGCTTCTCGAGAAACACGACTACACGTCCACGGCCAAGGTCTCGATGGAAGCGGAGTTCATGCGTCGCGAGCAGACGCCAGCCAGCGACCGCGAGACTCAGCACACCGTCGACATCATCGCCTCCGCGACCGCGACCGAGGAGGGCACCCGCGAGGAGATCGGTGCCGAGGTCACGGGGATGACGGTCTGTCCCTGCTCGCAGGGGATGTCCGCCGCACGCGCGAAACAGACGCTCGAGGATCTGGGCGTCGAGGAGGATACGATCACCGAGTTCCTCGAGGAAGTGCCACAGCCGGGCCACTCCCAGCGGGGCCACGCGACGCTGACGGTCGAATCGAACGGCGATCCCGACGTCGATCTCAACGACGTCATCGACATCGCGCGCGACGCGATGAGCGCGCGGATCTACAACCTCGCGAAGCGGCCCGACGAGGATCACATGACCTACGCGGCCCACGCCGACGCGAAGTTCGTCGAGGACTGCGTGCGCGCGCTCGCCGAGGGCGTCGTCGACGAGTTCGATCACCTCCCCGACGACGCGGTGATCACGATGAAACAGTCCAACGACGAGTCGATCCACCAGCACAACGCCCACGCGGAGCGAAAAGTCGAGATGGGGACGCTGCGCGAGGAAGTCGCCGGCGACGACTGA
- a CDS encoding nucleotidyltransferase domain-containing protein translates to MSTVPEPVFETVDDLLTDLERDRGVRVALAVARGSHAWGAASPESDYDVGFVFVPDDLRQYAHLSGPPETIHEAADTDEGDVELQGWDVRTFARLLADSNDGAIDLLRSPIRYRVAYEPAELAAYVERTYNPMDLYHAWRGIATSNYRKYISHHLVRNDDAIFPILEAREDEYVVATRDGADDADGDDGTRTIPVDDERFAETQTKPTVKRNLTIYRAAMSARYLTATGEGDGHELPVIEFDRFLDEQAPSVFDADRIERARALLERKRAGDGSETIGDAVGREFARPPREIDPGRHARSGPDPERLDGFVDELIAAVQ, encoded by the coding sequence ATGTCTACCGTCCCCGAGCCCGTTTTCGAGACCGTCGACGACCTGCTGACCGACCTCGAGCGCGACCGCGGGGTTCGCGTCGCGCTGGCGGTCGCCCGCGGCAGTCACGCCTGGGGCGCGGCGAGCCCCGAGAGCGACTACGACGTCGGCTTCGTCTTCGTTCCGGACGATCTGCGCCAGTACGCCCACCTCTCGGGCCCGCCGGAGACGATCCACGAGGCCGCCGACACGGACGAGGGCGACGTCGAACTGCAGGGCTGGGACGTCCGAACGTTCGCGCGCCTGCTCGCGGACTCCAACGACGGCGCGATCGATCTGCTCCGGAGTCCGATCCGCTACCGCGTCGCGTACGAACCCGCGGAACTCGCCGCCTACGTCGAGCGGACGTACAATCCGATGGATCTCTACCACGCGTGGCGGGGGATCGCGACGAGCAACTACCGCAAGTACATCTCGCACCATCTGGTCCGCAACGACGACGCGATCTTCCCGATTCTCGAGGCGCGCGAGGACGAATACGTCGTCGCGACGCGGGACGGTGCGGACGACGCGGACGGCGACGACGGAACGCGGACGATTCCGGTCGACGACGAGCGGTTCGCCGAGACGCAGACGAAACCCACGGTGAAGCGAAATCTGACGATCTACCGCGCGGCGATGTCGGCTCGCTACCTGACGGCGACCGGAGAAGGGGACGGCCACGAGCTACCCGTAATCGAGTTCGACCGCTTCCTGGACGAGCAGGCGCCGTCCGTCTTCGACGCCGATCGGATCGAACGCGCCCGCGCGTTGCTCGAGCGAAAGCGGGCCGGCGACGGTTCGGAGACGATCGGCGACGCCGTCGGCCGCGAGTTCGCCCGTCCGCCCCGCGAGATCGATCCCGGGCGTCACGCGCGCAGCGGTCCCGATCCGGAGCGGTTGGACGGGTTCGTCGACGAACTGATCGCGGCAGTGCAGTAG
- a CDS encoding DNA-directed RNA polymerase subunit epsilon — protein sequence MRDDGAEPGPGPDETAAVGDSPQLEYEDERRLENRPGSGSLSRADVQRDSTVRQWGVVTPSATVIGRAESPEGDLSESVRRLHDEQHAATPGYSERAHRLDRLRTTQALCNALEVTPWQRDLALGVMDEIDLTEFGSQRAIEKVALVVIRHVVDVDRQQYFGLDDIDAQALSADRMDDLFAQYRAHDITEEETFKRLAADYGLDTTSLNRLRRVLKEQLEDELPAYGRNPYRDPNLPDVTEANAGSEEGVAAGDGANGA from the coding sequence ATGAGAGACGACGGTGCTGAACCCGGTCCAGGCCCCGACGAAACCGCGGCCGTCGGCGACAGCCCGCAACTCGAGTACGAGGACGAACGCCGACTCGAAAACCGGCCCGGTTCCGGGTCGCTCTCGCGGGCGGACGTCCAGCGCGATTCGACGGTCCGCCAGTGGGGGGTCGTCACGCCGAGCGCGACCGTGATCGGCCGCGCGGAGTCGCCGGAGGGGGACCTCTCGGAGAGCGTCCGCCGACTGCACGACGAACAGCACGCGGCAACGCCGGGCTACAGCGAGCGCGCCCACCGGTTAGACCGCCTGCGGACGACCCAGGCGCTGTGTAACGCCCTCGAGGTGACGCCGTGGCAACGGGACCTCGCGCTGGGGGTCATGGACGAGATCGATCTCACCGAGTTCGGCAGCCAGCGCGCGATCGAGAAGGTCGCGCTGGTGGTCATCCGCCACGTGGTCGACGTCGACCGCCAGCAGTACTTCGGGCTCGACGACATCGACGCGCAGGCGCTGTCGGCCGACCGGATGGACGACCTGTTCGCCCAGTACCGCGCCCACGACATCACCGAAGAGGAGACGTTCAAGCGTCTCGCGGCCGACTACGGGCTGGACACGACCAGCCTGAACCGGCTCCGACGGGTCCTCAAAGAGCAACTCGAGGACGAGCTGCCGGCGTACGGCCGGAACCCCTACCGCGACCCCAACCTCCCGGACGTCACCGAGGCCAACGCCGGGAGCGAGGAAGGCGTCGCCGCCGGCGACGGCGCGAACGGCGCCTGA
- a CDS encoding DsbA family oxidoreductase: protein MSETADSPDRLELYADYVCPFCYLGTRSLEQYREEREAPLEIDWQPFDLRSGKRNPDGSIDHEADDGKDDQYYEQAKQNVRRLQEEYGVEMNQIMATEVDSLPAQQASWYVKQEYPEQWAAFDEAIYGALWQDGRDIGDTDVLADLAETVGLPVDEIRSAIDDDGLRTELEDRFQAAQRRGITGVPTFVYEDHAARGAVPPAQLERLVEGAEQAHR from the coding sequence ATGTCTGAGACTGCCGATTCACCCGATCGACTCGAGCTCTACGCCGATTACGTCTGTCCCTTCTGTTACCTGGGGACGCGATCGCTCGAACAGTACCGCGAAGAGCGCGAAGCGCCCCTCGAGATCGACTGGCAGCCGTTCGACCTCCGCAGCGGCAAGCGGAACCCGGACGGCTCGATCGATCACGAGGCCGACGACGGCAAGGACGACCAGTACTACGAGCAGGCCAAACAGAACGTCCGCCGGCTGCAGGAGGAGTACGGCGTCGAGATGAACCAGATCATGGCCACCGAGGTCGACTCGCTGCCGGCCCAGCAGGCGTCGTGGTACGTCAAGCAGGAGTACCCCGAGCAGTGGGCGGCCTTCGACGAGGCGATCTACGGGGCGCTCTGGCAGGACGGCCGCGATATCGGCGACACCGACGTCCTGGCGGACCTCGCCGAGACCGTCGGGCTCCCGGTCGACGAGATCCGCTCGGCGATCGACGACGACGGGCTTCGAACGGAGCTCGAGGACCGGTTCCAGGCGGCCCAGCGGCGGGGGATCACTGGCGTCCCGACGTTCGTCTACGAGGACCACGCCGCCCGCGGCGCCGTCCCGCCGGCACAACTCGAGCGACTCGTCGAGGGTGCGGAGCAGGCCCACCGATAG
- a CDS encoding NAD(+)/NADH kinase: MDVAVGIVGQRGNERAQGLAASLAETLERSGRDGGETAVVVDEATGEAVDAPACPVDEMDDRDLVVSIGGDGTLLFVAREVGPTPILGVNLGEVGFLNAVAPEDAVDVVTDLVADYRETGAFEGRELARLEATSDGADWTLEPALNEIVVHGPRRGPGGGATVEVRVDGGQYAASHADGVLVATPAGSTAYNLSEGGPLVHPTADALVVTQMAAADSMPPLVVDPDTDLSITISDSDTGYAISDGRNRRRLDPPATITVSVADEPIRLVGPRGDFVSSLEKLD, translated from the coding sequence ATGGACGTCGCCGTCGGCATCGTCGGCCAGCGAGGCAACGAGCGCGCACAGGGACTCGCCGCGTCGCTCGCGGAGACGCTCGAGCGAAGCGGACGCGATGGGGGGGAGACCGCGGTCGTCGTCGACGAAGCGACCGGCGAGGCGGTCGACGCGCCCGCGTGTCCGGTCGACGAGATGGACGACCGGGATCTCGTCGTGAGCATCGGCGGCGACGGCACGCTGCTGTTCGTCGCCCGCGAGGTCGGCCCCACGCCGATCCTCGGGGTCAACCTCGGCGAGGTCGGCTTTCTCAACGCCGTCGCACCCGAAGACGCCGTCGACGTCGTCACCGATCTCGTCGCGGACTACCGCGAGACCGGCGCGTTCGAGGGGCGCGAACTCGCCCGCCTCGAGGCGACGAGCGACGGCGCCGACTGGACCCTCGAGCCGGCACTCAACGAGATCGTCGTCCACGGCCCGCGCCGGGGTCCGGGCGGCGGGGCGACCGTCGAGGTCCGCGTCGACGGCGGGCAGTACGCCGCCAGCCACGCCGACGGCGTCCTCGTGGCGACGCCCGCGGGCTCGACCGCGTACAACTTGAGCGAGGGCGGACCGCTGGTTCACCCGACGGCCGACGCGCTGGTCGTCACGCAGATGGCCGCCGCCGATTCGATGCCGCCGCTGGTCGTCGATCCGGACACGGATCTCTCGATTACGATCTCCGACTCCGACACCGGCTACGCGATCAGCGACGGACGGAACCGACGGCGACTCGATCCCCCCGCGACGATCACCGTCTCGGTCGCGGACGAGCCGATCAGACTCGTCGGGCCTCGCGGGGACTTCGTCTCCAGCCTCGAAAAACTCGACTGA
- a CDS encoding KaiC domain-containing protein, translated as MIPVRDESDDWFERALEDAEESATDDDDAADEPSGDGTAEQFDALGGAETTVDGDESAEAASQRETADEGNDGSEGEGELFDEDFGAALADVDAPNAGADETGPEGFSELDFGLAAGNETDFDEAVDSDLPRLELGIEGLDRMIQGGVPERSLLVAMGSAGTGKTTFGLQFLEHGLARGENAVYITLEESRRRVIDSATEKGYPFDEYLAEDRLAVVDVDPVEMANSLQSITNELPTLIEEFDAARLVLDSVSLLEMMYEDRATRRNEIYDFTRSLKEAGVTALLTSEASEESPYASRYGIVEYLTDAVFVLQYVRPDDFRETRLAVEIQKIRDANHSREKKPYEITDEGISVYQQANLF; from the coding sequence GTGATCCCCGTGCGTGACGAGTCCGACGACTGGTTCGAGCGCGCGCTCGAGGACGCCGAGGAGTCCGCGACCGACGACGATGACGCTGCGGACGAGCCGTCCGGCGACGGGACCGCCGAGCAGTTCGACGCGCTCGGCGGCGCCGAGACGACGGTCGACGGCGACGAGTCTGCTGAAGCCGCAAGTCAACGAGAGACGGCCGACGAGGGTAACGACGGAAGCGAAGGCGAGGGCGAACTGTTCGACGAGGACTTCGGCGCGGCGCTCGCGGACGTCGACGCTCCGAACGCCGGCGCGGACGAAACCGGCCCCGAGGGCTTCTCGGAGCTCGACTTCGGCCTCGCGGCGGGCAACGAGACGGACTTCGACGAGGCGGTCGACTCCGACCTCCCCCGACTCGAGCTCGGCATCGAGGGGCTCGATCGAATGATCCAGGGCGGTGTTCCCGAACGCTCCTTGCTCGTCGCGATGGGAAGCGCCGGGACCGGGAAGACGACCTTCGGCCTGCAGTTTCTCGAGCACGGGCTGGCGCGGGGCGAGAACGCGGTGTACATCACCTTAGAGGAGAGCCGCCGCCGGGTGATCGACAGCGCGACCGAGAAGGGCTACCCCTTCGACGAGTACCTCGCCGAGGACCGACTCGCCGTCGTCGACGTCGATCCCGTCGAGATGGCCAACAGCCTGCAATCGATCACGAACGAGCTTCCGACGCTCATCGAGGAGTTCGACGCCGCGCGGCTCGTCCTCGACTCGGTGTCGCTGCTCGAGATGATGTACGAGGACCGTGCGACCCGTCGCAACGAGATCTACGACTTCACCCGGAGCCTGAAGGAGGCCGGGGTCACCGCCCTGCTGACGAGCGAGGCGTCCGAAGAGTCGCCGTACGCCTCCCGATACGGCATCGTGGAGTACCTCACGGACGCGGTCTTCGTCCTGCAGTACGTCCGGCCGGACGACTTCCGGGAGACGCGCCTGGCCGTCGAGATCCAGAAGATCCGGGACGCGAACCACTCCCGGGAAAAGAAGCCCTACGAGATCACGGACGAGGGGATTTCGGTCTACCAGCAGGCGAACCTGTTTTAG
- a CDS encoding amphi-Trp domain-containing protein, which translates to MVQRTTADEKLPRSELAAFLATLSEEFDGESEQINVDVGNKTVSLNPSEEVDFSIDVVERSSMLRGSRETIEIELSWKS; encoded by the coding sequence ATGGTTCAACGGACGACGGCCGACGAGAAACTTCCGCGATCGGAACTCGCAGCGTTCCTGGCGACGCTGTCCGAGGAGTTCGACGGGGAGAGCGAGCAGATCAACGTCGACGTCGGCAACAAGACGGTTTCGCTGAACCCGTCCGAGGAGGTCGACTTCTCGATCGACGTCGTCGAGCGCTCCTCGATGCTCCGCGGCAGTCGCGAAACGATCGAGATCGAACTGAGCTGGAAGTCCTAA